Proteins co-encoded in one Spiroplasma gladiatoris genomic window:
- the gmk gene encoding guanylate kinase, with translation MENKKGKIIILSGPSGVGKGTINKELRKDKSLNLVQSVSMTTRPARPGEIDGVDYFFVDKETFKDAIQHDELIEYAEFIGNYYGTPRKTVYDKINHGENVILEIEVIGATQVLKKEKPENLVSIFLMPPSLKSLEQRLRRRGTEKEEIIKKRLDKALLEIPLKHKYQYVIEIDNVDNAVAKVKDVLTKEGTLLISKNQSKFNLLRNEVNNVVKENYMFFVDNWRENVERINTIKIPEGFDFKNYLVDLLTNKIYAHVLANEELLILENRDFIESIMEHLMIDVNFFSIEQNAFQ, from the coding sequence ATGGAAAACAAAAAAGGTAAAATTATTATTCTTTCTGGGCCTTCAGGTGTTGGGAAAGGTACAATTAACAAGGAATTAAGAAAAGATAAAAGTCTTAATTTGGTTCAATCGGTTTCAATGACAACAAGACCAGCTCGACCAGGCGAAATTGATGGAGTTGACTATTTTTTTGTTGACAAAGAAACTTTTAAAGATGCGATTCAACATGATGAATTAATTGAATACGCAGAATTTATTGGCAATTATTACGGAACACCAAGAAAAACTGTTTATGACAAAATTAATCATGGAGAAAATGTAATTTTAGAAATTGAAGTAATTGGTGCAACCCAAGTTCTTAAAAAGGAAAAACCAGAAAACTTAGTTTCTATTTTCTTGATGCCTCCAAGCTTAAAATCTTTAGAACAAAGATTAAGAAGAAGAGGTACAGAAAAAGAAGAAATTATTAAAAAAAGATTAGACAAAGCATTGTTAGAAATTCCTTTGAAACACAAATATCAATATGTTATTGAAATTGATAATGTTGATAATGCTGTTGCAAAAGTAAAAGACGTTTTAACAAAAGAAGGTACATTATTAATTTCTAAAAATCAAAGTAAATTTAATCTTTTAAGAAATGAAGTTAATAACGTAGTAAAAGAAAACTATATGTTCTTTGTAGATAATTGAAGAGAAAATGTGGAAAGAATTAATACAATTAAAATCCCAGAAGGTTTTGATTTTAAAAATTATTTAGTAGATCTTTTAACAAATAAAATCTATGCACATGTCTTAGCGAATGAAGAATTATTAATTTTGGAAAATCGCGACTTTATTGAATCAATAATGGAACATTTAATGATTGATGTAAATTTCTTTAGTATTGAACAAAATGCATTTCAATAA
- the def gene encoding peptide deformylase → MKLDLKKDLLQDQIPTNKWLCKDTQPEIIRAMSYDVELPLNKETELVMKKLIDFVRYSQDPNLNVKGSEDHLRPAVGLAAPQIGSNINMFFTRFEWDEENNDIEEFAMVNPKIIAKSEQIGYLKGGEGCLSVDSDHPGNVPRSYKIKISGYDWLTNKNLELTLRGYQAIVFQHEIEHNQGKLYYDRINKEEPQKIEENWIEL, encoded by the coding sequence ATGAAACTAGATTTAAAAAAGGATTTGTTACAAGATCAAATTCCAACAAATAAATGACTTTGTAAAGATACACAACCAGAAATCATTAGAGCAATGAGTTATGATGTTGAATTACCTTTAAATAAAGAAACTGAATTAGTAATGAAAAAGTTAATTGATTTTGTTAGATATTCTCAAGATCCAAATTTAAATGTTAAAGGCTCAGAAGACCATTTAAGACCAGCTGTTGGGCTTGCAGCGCCACAAATTGGAAGTAACATTAATATGTTTTTTACTCGTTTTGAGTGAGATGAAGAAAATAATGACATTGAAGAGTTTGCAATGGTAAATCCAAAAATTATTGCAAAGAGTGAACAAATTGGTTATTTAAAAGGAGGCGAAGGTTGTTTGAGTGTTGATAGCGACCATCCAGGTAATGTGCCAAGAAGTTATAAAATAAAAATAAGTGGTTATGATTGACTGACAAATAAAAATTTAGAATTAACTTTAAGGGGTTATCAAGCAATTGTTTTTCAACATGAAATTGAACATAATCAAGGAAAACTTTATTATGATCGAATCAACAAAGAAGAACCACAAAAAATTGAAGAAAATTGAATAGAGTTATAA
- a CDS encoding ABC transporter permease, whose product MKTTKTKNSFNLKNKSKIAFQLFRLISKSFYKNFRGPIFTYVVPVFFTIIFYYLFSSDLVVNKGSAILGYVVLPCLTTIINLSGSIVEWKNSIFLKRMETTGISRKTFILTIWLFYFLVGFSGVCLELIIGLIIGGNDVIELYKNMNWGFFILAVSLICLMSIGLATLLGGNLNDEGANQGIALMIYFLCIFFSGVMLDPRLYESTTALRIFTYFIPLKYPVFLLLFSQYSDGDWKNAGFNNGIWDNRQNPEPLYQNFTSTWQPIVGAILIIGLLFLISTLTFKWHRKN is encoded by the coding sequence ATGAAAACAACCAAAACAAAAAATAGTTTTAATTTAAAAAATAAGTCAAAAATTGCTTTTCAGCTTTTTAGATTAATTTCTAAATCATTTTATAAAAACTTTAGAGGCCCAATTTTTACATATGTTGTTCCTGTGTTTTTTACTATAATTTTTTATTATTTATTTTCTAGTGATTTAGTTGTTAATAAAGGGAGTGCAATTTTAGGTTATGTAGTATTGCCATGTTTAACAACAATCATAAATTTATCTGGATCAATTGTGGAATGAAAAAACTCAATATTTTTAAAACGAATGGAAACTACAGGAATAAGTAGAAAAACTTTTATTCTTACAATTTGATTATTTTATTTTTTAGTTGGGTTTTCTGGGGTTTGTCTAGAACTAATAATTGGATTAATAATTGGTGGTAATGATGTGATTGAACTATATAAAAATATGAATTGAGGTTTTTTCATATTAGCAGTAAGTTTAATTTGTTTAATGTCAATTGGTTTAGCAACATTATTAGGTGGTAATTTAAATGATGAAGGTGCTAATCAAGGAATAGCTTTAATGATTTATTTTTTATGTATATTCTTTTCAGGAGTAATGTTAGACCCAAGACTTTATGAATCAACTACTGCATTAAGAATATTTACATACTTTATCCCTTTAAAATACCCAGTATTTTTACTACTATTTAGTCAGTATAGTGATGGTGATTGAAAAAATGCTGGATTTAATAATGGTATATGAGATAATAGGCAAAACCCTGAACCACTTTATCAAAATTTTACAAGTACATGACAACCAATAGTTGGTGCAATATTAATAATTGGTTTATTATTTTTAATAAGCACTCTAACTTTTAAATGACATCGAAAAAACTAG
- a CDS encoding ABC transporter ATP-binding protein, with the protein MKIIEINNLTKKFKQKVILEDISLQIEQGEAVAILGRNGAGKTTLIEMIAQSSKPSKGSIKINIEGNLKQEIGIQFQEGNWPSGLCAKDVIEFYVSVFPNFSIEKFNELNKIFEVKDFYKTPLNRLSGGQKQRFNALLSIINDPKIIILDELTTGLDMELQFKILNFFKEVVKNNKTLLIVSHHPEEIEALCKRVIVIDNKKVLLDSSVEDIKNKYKTVRELMELFYKGGLDENNQNKK; encoded by the coding sequence ATGAAAATAATAGAAATAAATAATTTAACTAAAAAGTTCAAACAAAAAGTTATTTTAGAAGATATTTCTTTACAAATCGAACAAGGAGAAGCTGTTGCGATATTAGGAAGAAATGGTGCTGGTAAAACAACACTAATTGAAATGATTGCTCAATCATCAAAACCTTCTAAAGGAAGTATAAAAATAAATATTGAAGGTAATTTAAAACAAGAAATAGGAATACAATTTCAAGAAGGTAATTGACCAAGTGGTTTGTGCGCAAAAGATGTAATCGAATTTTACGTATCTGTTTTTCCAAATTTCTCTATTGAAAAGTTTAATGAATTAAATAAAATTTTTGAAGTTAAAGACTTTTATAAAACACCTTTAAATCGATTGAGTGGTGGTCAAAAACAAAGATTTAATGCATTACTTTCAATTATTAACGATCCTAAAATTATAATTCTTGATGAGCTAACAACAGGATTAGATATGGAATTACAATTTAAAATACTTAATTTCTTTAAAGAAGTAGTTAAAAATAATAAAACTTTACTAATAGTTTCTCATCATCCTGAAGAAATTGAAGCTTTATGTAAAAGAGTAATTGTTATTGATAACAAAAAAGTTTTATTAGATAGTAGTGTTGAAGATATAAAAAATAAATATAAAACAGTTAGAGAACTAATGGAGTTATTTTACAAAGGAGGTCTAGATGAAAACAACCAAAACAAAAAATAG
- a CDS encoding RsmD family RNA methyltransferase, which translates to MKVISGKYRGRVLISLEGKNTRPTTSRFKEDMFNILNNYFIFENKISLDLFAGSGALSVEGLSRGIGFAYINDLYKPALEVIKTNLKNIEQNFYQLSNNDYLSYLKYLNINNIKVDLIYLDPPYEQLEYYYNTLNYLKHSNILNNYGILIIEVGSQLDESSFDYFALLKFKKYKTKNLYVLRLEKESW; encoded by the coding sequence ATGAAAGTTATTAGTGGAAAGTATCGTGGAAGAGTATTGATTAGTCTTGAAGGGAAAAATACAAGACCAACTACTTCAAGATTTAAAGAGGATATGTTTAATATTTTAAATAATTATTTTATATTTGAAAACAAAATAAGTTTGGATTTATTTGCTGGAAGTGGCGCTTTAAGTGTCGAAGGTTTAAGCAGAGGGATTGGTTTTGCATACATTAACGATTTATATAAACCAGCACTAGAAGTTATAAAAACAAATTTAAAAAATATTGAACAAAATTTTTATCAACTATCAAATAATGATTATTTGAGTTATTTAAAGTATTTAAATATTAACAATATCAAAGTTGATTTAATTTATTTAGATCCTCCTTATGAGCAATTAGAATATTATTACAATACCTTAAACTACCTAAAACACTCAAACATATTGAATAATTATGGTATATTAATTATTGAAGTAGGTAGTCAATTAGATGAAAGTTCTTTTGACTACTTTGCTTTACTAAAATTTAAAAAATATAAAACCAAAAACCTATATGTATTAAGACTTGAAAAAGAAAGTTGGTAA
- a CDS encoding ribonuclease J — translation MDTKNNKSITIVADLEAKIEIKKVKSNQNPIKKKFDQAPHPTKVFALGGLEEVGKNTYCVEYDDEIIMLDAGVKFPDATQLGVSAVIPDYSYLAENNKKIKGLFITHGHEDHIGGIPYLLQQVDIPVIYAPELAAALIRDRIKEYKLTNKTVVKEYVEDDVYQTKHMTIQFAAVNHSIPDAFGIHVTTPNGAIFSTGDYKFDWTPLGHSANIQRLSKWGNEGIELLMSDSTNAEIEGYTLGERKVIQNIDTHFLKAKGRIIIASFASNVHRIQHIIELANKYGRRIVVFGRSLERIIKIIRQMGHLNINDKMFIKQNEIDNYPKNQIMILCTGSQGEPMAALSRIARQEHPAVKLIPGDTIIMSSSPIPGNRADVENVVNKLTKIGATVIENNGEQKIHTSGHASQEEQKLLFTLLKPKYFMPMHGEFRMLKVHGETAVKVNVKPQNVFVIANGDQILMQNGVAELGKRIPAEAIFIDGKDMTGKASNIIRERNILSRDGLMAVIISIDSQANKLLAPPRIVSRGSFYVRDSGNVIAESINIVTNAVLGVLNSPKPTFGAIKSAVKETLSPFIFRYKRRNPLIIPVILNKKMDIK, via the coding sequence ATGGACACCAAAAATAATAAGAGCATAACTATTGTTGCTGATTTAGAAGCAAAAATAGAAATAAAAAAGGTTAAAAGTAATCAAAATCCAATTAAAAAGAAGTTTGATCAAGCACCCCACCCTACTAAAGTATTTGCTTTGGGTGGTTTAGAAGAAGTTGGAAAAAATACATATTGTGTAGAATATGATGATGAAATCATTATGCTTGATGCTGGAGTTAAATTTCCTGACGCAACCCAATTGGGAGTGAGTGCAGTTATTCCAGATTATAGTTATTTAGCAGAAAATAATAAAAAAATTAAAGGTTTGTTTATTACCCATGGACATGAAGATCACATTGGAGGAATTCCTTACTTGTTACAACAAGTTGATATTCCAGTTATTTATGCGCCAGAATTAGCAGCAGCTTTAATTAGAGATAGAATAAAAGAATATAAATTGACTAACAAAACAGTTGTAAAAGAATATGTAGAAGATGATGTTTATCAAACAAAGCACATGACTATTCAATTTGCAGCAGTAAACCACTCAATTCCAGATGCATTTGGGATTCACGTTACTACTCCAAACGGAGCAATTTTTTCAACAGGAGATTACAAATTCGATTGAACTCCTTTGGGGCATTCTGCAAACATTCAAAGATTGTCTAAATGAGGAAACGAAGGAATTGAATTGCTAATGTCTGATTCTACTAATGCAGAAATTGAAGGTTATACATTAGGTGAACGAAAAGTTATTCAAAACATTGATACACATTTTTTAAAAGCAAAAGGAAGAATTATTATTGCTTCATTTGCTTCAAACGTTCATAGAATTCAACATATTATTGAACTTGCAAATAAATACGGAAGAAGAATTGTTGTATTTGGAAGAAGTTTAGAAAGAATTATTAAAATTATTCGTCAAATGGGACATTTAAACATTAATGATAAAATGTTTATTAAACAAAACGAAATTGATAATTATCCAAAAAATCAAATTATGATTTTGTGTACAGGAAGTCAAGGAGAGCCAATGGCTGCTTTATCTAGAATTGCTAGACAAGAACATCCAGCAGTTAAATTGATTCCAGGAGATACAATTATTATGTCTTCTTCACCAATTCCAGGTAACAGAGCGGATGTTGAAAATGTTGTAAATAAACTTACAAAAATTGGAGCAACTGTAATCGAAAATAATGGTGAACAAAAAATTCATACTTCAGGACACGCTAGTCAAGAAGAACAAAAATTACTATTTACTTTATTAAAACCAAAATACTTTATGCCAATGCACGGAGAGTTTCGGATGTTAAAAGTTCACGGTGAAACAGCTGTAAAAGTAAATGTAAAACCTCAAAATGTTTTTGTGATTGCAAATGGTGATCAAATTTTAATGCAAAATGGGGTTGCTGAATTAGGCAAAAGAATTCCAGCAGAAGCGATCTTTATTGATGGAAAAGATATGACTGGAAAAGCAAGTAATATTATTAGAGAAAGAAATATATTAAGTCGTGATGGGTTAATGGCAGTAATTATCTCTATTGACTCACAAGCAAACAAATTATTAGCACCTCCAAGAATTGTTTCTAGAGGAAGCTTTTATGTAAGAGATAGTGGAAATGTGATTGCAGAATCAATTAATATTGTCACTAACGCGGTTTTAGGAGTTTTAAACTCTCCAAAACCTACTTTTGGTGCGATTAAATCAGCTGTAAAAGAAACTCTATCGCCTTTCATATTTAGATATAAAAGAAGAAATCCATTAATTATTCCAGTAATTTTAAATAAAAAAATGGATATTAAATAG